The genomic interval GGCTTCCCGGTGATCACGAGTCAGACCCCACCCAGGAGCTCATTTGCCGGCCAACCCCGCACGTCTGAGATGGGCTTGCTTGGCTCGGACGATGTCCGGGTCCCTGGCGTCGAGCGGGAGCACAGCGTCGTCGTCGTACCGTCTGTCTTTTCTGCGAACGACTTTGGCTATCCGAATCTGTCGCATCGGAACTCCTTGGAAGGGCGGGCCTGGCGCCGAGGTGTTGGAGGGGTTCTCAAGACGCCAGGCCCGCCTGCTAGGTGGGGGTCGGCGACGACAGTAGGTACCACGCCGCGCTGTTGGGCGAGAGTTTGTCGCCCGCTTCCTGGTGACTCGCGAGCAGTAGTTCGCCGTCGAACGGCAGAGCGACCACTCTCGACGAGCAATTGACGACGCAGCAGAAACCGTCGCCGCGGGTGAAGGCCAGTACGCCGGGTTCGGTCGCCAGCCAATCGAAGTCGTTCGAAGCCAGTGCCGGAAGCCGCCGGCGCACACCGAGTGCATCGCGGTACAGGTGCAGCATCGATTCGCCCCAGCCCAGCTGGTGGTCCACAGCATGCGTGGCGAACCAGTCAGGCTGCGGCAACCAGGGATCTGACCAGGAGAAGCCGAAAGCGTCCTGGCCGGCCGACCAGGGCAAGGGAATCCGGCAGCCGTCCCGGCCCCGCCGCGCCCCGTTGCTGCGGTGGAACATCGGATCGGTCAGCACACTGTCCGGCAGATCCGTGACCTCGGGCAGACCGAGCTCCTCGCCTTGATAGAGGTACGCCGCTCCCGGCAGCGCGAGCATCAGCAGCGCACTCGCCCGCGCACGTGCGGTCCCGAGATCGACGTCCCCGGCGTGTGCGCCTGGGGCCCCACCGCCGTAGCGGGTCACGGATCTCGGCATGTCGTGGTTGTTCAGCACCCAGGCGACCGAGGAGCCGGCTTCCTGGATCGTGCCCAGCCCGCGGTCGACGACGTCGGAGAGAATCTGCGCGTCCCAGTGCGCGCGCAGGAACTCGAAGTAGAAGGTCTGATGCAGTTCGTCCGGCCGCTGGTACAGCGCGAGTTGCCGGGTATCCAGTACGCCGACCTCGCCGATCAGCACGCGTTCGCGGCCGGTGAAGGCCGAGTATCCATCGGCGATCTGCCGCCAACGGCGCCAGACGTCGTGCACCTCGGGCTGGTTCCACGCGTGCGGGTTGAGCGGATCGCCGGTGAGCTCGTCGTCGATCGCCTGCCCGTGGTCCGGCAGGCCGGCCGCCTTGTGCAACCCGTGCGCCACGTCGATTCGGACGCCGTCGACGCCGCGCTCGAGCCAGAATCGCAGTACCTGCTCGAAGTACGCCGCCACGTCGGGGTGGCGCCAGTTGAAGTCGGCCTGCTCCGGCGCGAAGCTGTGCAGGTACCACTGGCCGTCGGGAACCTGTTGCCAGGCCGGGCCGCCGAAGACGGAGCGCCAGTTGTTGGGCGGTTCCTCGCCCCGGCCGTCGGCGAAGTGGAACCGCTCGCGCTCAGGGCTCCCCGGGCCCGCTGCCAGCGCCGCGGCGAACCAGGGATGCTCGGTCGAGCAGTGGTTCGGGACAAGGTCGATGAGGACCTTGATGTCGTGCCGGTGCGCGTCGTCAACCAGACGGTCGAAACCGTCGAGCGTGCCGTAGCGGGGATCGACCGAGAAGTAGTCGGAGACGTCGTACCCGTGGTCGTGCTGCGGTGAGGGGTAGAACGGGTTGAGCCAGATGCCGTCCACTCCCAGGGCCCGCAGGTACGGGAGCTTCGCGCGGACGCCGGCCAGATCACCGACACCGTCGCCGTCGGAGTCGTGGAAGCTGCGCAGGTAGACCTGGTAGATGACGGCGGTCCGCCACCAGTCGGCTCCGGGCCGGGGCCTTGTCGTGAACATCGCGATCGGTCCCTCTGGTCGTTCCCCAGGCCGTTGATCTCGTCACTACGATCCGCCATCGGAGGGCAGGCGTCAGCAAGGCCAGCGTCCAGACGGGCTACCCGCTAACCGGAATCGTGGGTCTGGCTGACCGGTACTCAGTGGGCGTCGAGATACCGGACCACAGCCAGCACCCGGCGATGGTCGTCGCTGGTCTCGGGGAGGCGCAGCTTGGTGAAGACATGCCGGACATGCTTCTCCACCGTCGCTTCGGTCACCCACAGCCGGCGTGCGATGCCCGAGTTGGAGCGACCCTCGGCCATCAGTGCGAGCACTTCGTGCTCTCGTGGACTGAGCTCGGCGAGCGGGTCGCCGTCCCGGCGGGCGTTGACCAGTTCCTGGACCAGGGCAGGGTCCATCACTGAGCCACCTCTGAGGATCCGCTCCATCGTCTCGATGAAGTCGCCCACATCCGTCACACGGCTCTTGAGGAGGTAGCCGATCCGCTGGCCGGACGCGAGCAGCTCCATGGCGTGCTCGACCTCGGCGTGGGCCGACAGGACGAGGATCCCGGTGGCTGGGAACTCGCGCCGAATCTCCCGGGCAGCGTCCAGCCCTTCGGTGCTGTGCGTCGGTGGCATCCGGATGTCCACCACGACCAGGTCGGGCGAAAGGTCCCGCACGAGCGGGAGGATCCACACACTGTCACCGGTCTGTCCGACGACCTCGAACCCCGCCTGCTCGAGGAGGCTGGCCAGCCCCTGGCGCAGGAGTACGTCGTCTTCGGCCAGGACGACGCGGGTGCGTGTCACACCGCCATCGACGGCCGAGTCGATCGTCATCTCCCCACGGTAGACCTACCTGTCGTCGAGGATCCGGCGAAGAGCGACACCCGACAACGCCGTCTTGGACAGCAGAGCCGCGGCCGGCACGCTCTCCACGAGATCGATCAGGTCCTCCGCCGCGTGGGTGGAGATCAGCACGACCTGCGCGGGGTCCACAGTCGTCTCGGTCTGGATCCGCCGGGCCAGGTCGAGACCGCTCTCGCTGCCGAGGTTCACATCGACGAGTACGACGTCGGGCTCGGCGCCGTCCAGTCGCGCCAGCGCCTCGTCGATCGTCGAGGCGACTCCGACCACGGTGACCCCGTCACTTTCGAGGCGGGACCGGGCGGCGTCGAGGAAGTCAGTGCTGTCGTCGACGATGAAGCAGCGCAACCCCATGGCTCCAGAATCACGCGACGGAGGCCCCGGCGCATTCCAGCTAACGCGACTCTCTGTGCAATCGAACGTTGGCTCCGGCGGACGTCAGCCGCCAGTCAGCGGGAACTCAGCGGTCAAGGTGGTTCCGGCGCCGCGGGGACTGTCGAGGTTCAGCCGGCCGCCCAGTGCTTCCACCCGGTCGCGGAGGCCGAGCAGCCCGGTGCCCCGGCTGAAGTCCGCGCCGCCTTGTCCGTTGTCGCGGATCTCGACGCGGAGCGCGTCATCGGTGATGTCGGTGGTGACCACGACCAGCGAAGCGTGCGAGTGTTTCGCCGCGTTGGTCAGAGCCTCGGACACGAAGTAGTAGGCGCTCGCCTCGAGCCGCTCCGACAGGCGCGGCTGCGCACGGAGCGTCAGGCGGATGGGGATCGTCGACCGGCGGCTCAGCGACTTCAGTGCCGGACTGAGGCCGCCCTCGGCGAGGATCGCCGGGTGGATTCCGCGCGCCGTCTCGCGGAGCTCGTCCAGGGCGTCGGTCAGTCCGCCATGGACCTGGTCCAGCTCCGCGGTGAGCTCGGACAACTCAGGCGGCACTTTCGTCTGCGCTGTCTGCAGCCGGAGCGCGAGTGAGACAAGCCGCTGCTGTGCGCCGTCATGCAGATTGCGCTCGATCTGGCGGCGCGTCCGGTCGGCGGTGACCACCACGCGGGCGCGCGATGCCATCAGTTCGGCCCGGGCCTCCGCGTTCTCGATCGCGGTGGCGACGAGCTCGGTGAAGCCCGCGATCTGTGCCTCGGTCGCGGCCGGGAAGGGTATGTCGTTGGTCTTGGAGGCGGCAACAACACCCCAGAGCCGGCCGCCCACGGTGACCGGGCAGCCGATCGAGGAACGGATTCCGAGGGTCTGCGCCTCCTGCGCGATCGCGCCTGATGCACCGGCGAAGCTGTCCAGCCGGACCGGTCCGGCGCGGCGGCGTACCTCACGGGCGATGCTGAGGCCGTCGAGATCGAACCGCTCACCGACGGCCAGATGGGCGGGCACCCGGGTCCAGGCCGCGACACCGGTGACCGTCCCGTCCGGTTCGTATCGCTCCATCCGCGCGAGATCGGCGTCGCAGAGTCGCCCCACCTCTTCGGTCACGGCTGTGAACAGGACACTCGGCGCCACCCCTTGAGCCACCTGAGTGGCGACCCGCCGGAGCGCGGATTGTTCGTTCGACAGCCGTCGGGCCTGCAGCGCCGCCCGCCGCAGCCGAGCCGCAAGCTCGCCCACGACCACCGCCGTCACGAGAAACACACTCAAGCCGATCGCGTTCTGGGCGTCGGCAAGCAGGAGGGAGTGCAGCGGGCTGACGAAAAAGTACGCGTACGCCCACACGCTGAGCACGGCCGTGACGACGGCGAGTGGCGTACCCCAGAAGATCGCGATGGGCAGTACCGCGAGCAGATAGAGCACCAGCAGGCTGAGTGTCGGGACGTGGGGCTCGCCGAGCTTGATGAGCCCGGTCACGGCAGCGACCAGCAGGCCGGCTGCGAGCAGTCCAGTCAGCCTGCGGGCAACCGCTGAGCTCGTCCGGCGACGCTCCATCCCACCACACTTTCCCCTGGACGAACGCTAACCGATAGGCCCCGACACTGACGACCACTGCATCGTCCTAGGGGTGAAGGGATGCCTGCCAGCAGCTAGCCTCACACCACGTCCTACTCCGCTACGCCGTAGTGCGCAGTCTCGGCGCGGACATCGTCAGCGCTGGGCTTTCATTGATCACGTTAGTCGTCATTGAGCTCCTCTGGTCAGCGGGATCCTGGAGTCTCCGGTGGGCGGGTTGCGACTGAGTACGGACCTCATTCAGCGCGAGAGGATGGTGAGAGATGCGAAGCGATTTGCACGACACCAGCCCCGAATCCCTTGTCAGTAAGAGTTTTCGCTCATCATCGACTAACGCCGATTGAACCCCAAACGGAAATCAGCCGTTATGGGGTTCGACTTGGGTGACCCGCGTCGAGATCGAGGCGTGTGGTTAAGGTGCGTATCCCTCCCCGGACACCAACTCACCTAAATGGTCGCCCATCGAGTCGGCCCCGATGTCGGCAGTCTGGTCGACGTGGTGATACCTCGGCGAGGGGCCTAGCGCTCTGTGCAGCTGGTTCAGCTCCTCCGGAGTGGCTGAGTCCAGAGCCGCGTCGAGACGGCGCGCCCGCTCGATCAGAGCATCGGTCGCTCGTGATCATGCGGGAGTGTCGTCTCGCGCCGGCGTACTCGCGCCGGAGGCTCGCATCAAAGAGGTGCAAGCCGGTCCAGCGGCGCTTCGGGGGTTGCGTTTGAGGCGCAGTTGGGCGATCAGGCTGATGAGCGCGAGGATGATGGCAACCCCTGTGTACAAGGAGACGGCTGGGATCTCGCCTAGAGGGCGGGTGAGTTCACCTTCGATGACGATGGGCACTCCGAACGCAAGGTAGGAGACGAGGTAGATTCCGCCGACGACTCCCGCGCGCTGATGAGTCGCCGCGAGCGGAAAGATCAGGCGCAGGGCCGCGGTGAAGGATGCGCCGAAGCCGACACCGGCGATGGCCTGTCCGATGATCATGGTGGCCAGGCTTCCGGCGTACACACCGCTGATGATGCCGATGGCACCGATGATCGACGCGTAGATTCCGATGGTCATCGCATGCCGGGAGTCGACGCGAGCGAACACCAGTCCGATGACGGCCGAGGTTGCCGGTGCTATGAACCCGGCCAGGCCGTTGAGCAGGCCGCTGTTCAGATGGAAGACGCTGCGAACCATGCTAGGTGCGAGCCCGCCTGACAAGCCTGCAAGCATCCAGACCGCGGCTACGACAGGCGCCGCCGCGGCGAATTCCTTTCGGGTGGCGGGCGGGAAGGTGATGCGCGGCAGTAGCGAGCGAAGCGCACCGGGTGCGCGGGTCACGGTCTCGGGAGAGAGTGCGACGACGACAGCCCCGAGGATCGTGATGATCGTGAGGGCGACGAAGATGATGGTGTTCGCGGCGGTCGTGAGCTGGATCGCCAAGCCGGCCAGCAAGGAACCGAGACCGAGCCCCCCGGTCAGACCGACGCTGCCGAGGATCGTCCCCAGTCTCTTCCGGTTGGGCGGAGCAAGTTCGACGAGCGTCGCGGTGAAGGCAGTCGTCGCCGCGCCGCCGGCCAGGCCCTGTACGATCCGGCCGGCGATCACGCACCCGACGTCCGTGGCGACGAGGAACACGAGGTTCGACAGGATCTGAATGAGCAGGGCGCCGATCAGCACCGGGCGCCGGCCGACGTGGTCGGACAATGACCCGACCGTCAGGACCGCGGCGAGGAAGCCGATCGCGTAGACCGCGAAGGCCAGCGTGAGGAGCGACGGGGGAAAGTTCCACTGCTCCCTGTAGACCACGAGCAACGGCGTCAGCGCACCTGCCGTCAGATACAGACTCGTGAAGGTGATCGCCGCACCCGCCAGAGCCAAATCTGCGGGCAGGATCGGTCGGCGCCGCGCAGCGGGCGCCTCGGTGGAGAGCTGGATTGGAGACATGAAAGCTCCTTGCGCGATCGCTAGGGCGGTCAGTCGGTGCGTCATCTGGGCGTCGAAGGGCCGAACAGGTCGTGGGCGTCAACTCGGAGGATGCTGGTGGTGAGTAGGCGGAGCTCACCTGCGGCCGAGCAGTGAGTGCACAGGTACAGGTCGCAGTGTTCTTGGGTGAGGTCGCTGATCCGCGAGAACACCCACTTGAAGCGAGCCCGGGTGCCAGGTCCGCACCGCGCGCAGGTCTCGCCGAAGTCGAAGGTGCGGTCACCGGGGCTCGGCGCGATCCATGCTGTCTGCCGGCTGTGTGCGAGTAGCGCCGCGGGGATGTGCGGATCGGCGGTCATTGTGAGGCCCTTCCTGTGATGCCGGACGCGTTGACGCTCCCGGTGCGAGTCGTGTCGGTTACCGACACTGGGCGGGAGGGCGCGCCCCTGGCACCCGCGTAGTGCCGGGTCAACGCCCGGGTCGCCAACACCCATGCCGCACTGGGATCTCAGACCCGGGGGTGGCCGGGGTATTCACAGGCGCGCGACTTCCTGTCCGGCTCCGACAGTTGGATTCAAGGACCCGCCCCTGTCGACCGCCGAGATGAGGCACTCATGAAATACGCAGCACCGCAACGGACCTCCGGGGTGCCCCCGAGGGCACGGATCGAGACGCTGGAGAGCCTTCGCGAGCACCTCCAATGGGCGATCGAACTGGAGCACGCCACCCTGCCGCCGTACCTCTGCGCGCTCTACTCGCTCGACCCGAACCGGAACGCCGATGCTGTTCAGGTGGTGAGCAGCGTCTTCGTCGAGGAGATGATCCACCTCGCACTGGCCGCGAACCTCCTCAACGCCATCGGCGGGAAACCCTGCCTGGACAAGCCCGAGATGCTGCCCGGCTACCCGCAGCGCCTACCCCACGGCGACCGCTCGCTGGAGATCTCATTGGTTCCCTTCGGACCGGAGGCACTCGAGATGTTCCTCCGCCTCGAGCAGCCCGCACCGCGCGGTGCACCGCCGGAGGGCGACGATTACGAGACGATCGGGCAGTTCTACGACGCGATCGAACAGGGCCTGCACCGTATCTGTGCCCGACTCGGCGAGCAGGAGCTCTTCTCCGGCGACCCGGCGCGCCAGGTCACGGCAGACCACTTCAGCCACACCGCCGGCCGCCTGCCCCAGGTCGAGAATCTCGACACTGCCCTCGTGGCGCTGACGGAGATCGTCGAGCAGGGCGAGGGCACGCCGCGCGGCGAGGTGTGGGATGGCGACCAGGACATCTTCCATCCCGACCGGGACGAGGTCGCGCACTACTACCGCTTCGTGGAACTCAAGTTGGGCCGGCGCCACCGATGCGGCGACACTGCGAAATCCGGGCCCACCGGTGAGGCTCTCCCGGTGGACTACGGCGGCGCGCACCCGATGCGCCGCAACCCGCGACTGGCCGACCACCCACTCGACAGCCCGATCCGAATCGCCCAGGCAGAGTTCAACGACACCTACTGCGCACTGCTCCAGTCGCTGGATCAGGCGTTCAACGGCAGCCCGCAATTGCTCGGGGCAGCTGTTGGCTCCATGTACCAACTCCGAGCACAGGCCGTGAGCCTGATGGAGGTGCCCGACGGAGACGGCCGAACAGCCGGCCCGACCTTCGAGTACGTCGAACCCGGGCTCCGCCGATGAGCCACGCCGGGCGAGGCTGCCTTACGCGTTGAGGAGTGTGCCGGAGAGTTCCCGGCGGGAGCCGATCCCGAGCTTGGCGAACACCTTGCCGAGATGCCACTCGACGGTGCGTGGGCTGAGGAACAGCTCAGCTCCGATCTCGGGGTTCGTGCGCCCCTCAGCCGCCAGGCGCGCGATCTGAGCCTCTTGCGCCGTAAGACTTTCCCGAGCCCCGACGGATCGCGGGTGGAGTGTCTCACCGGTAGCGACCAGCTCGCGACGGGCCCGTTCGGCGAAGGCCTCCGCTCCCATCTCGGTGAGCAGCTCGTACGCCGACCTCAGGCGACTGCGGGCATCGCGGCGACGGTTCTCCCGTCGCAACCACTCCCCGTACAGCAGTTGTGCACGCGCGTGCTCGACGCGCATGCGAGTCCGGCCGAGTCGCTCGACCGCCTCGACGTAGTAGCCCTCGGCCGCGTCGCCCTGGCTCACCTGTGCGTGAGATCGGGCCTCGATTCCCAGAGCCCAGTCCGTGCCGCTGGCCGTCGTTCTCCGAATCAGCAACTCCAGCGCATCCCCAGCACGGTCGGGATGGTCGCTTCGCGCGGCG from Kribbella sp. NBC_00709 carries:
- a CDS encoding ferritin-like domain-containing protein, with product MKYAAPQRTSGVPPRARIETLESLREHLQWAIELEHATLPPYLCALYSLDPNRNADAVQVVSSVFVEEMIHLALAANLLNAIGGKPCLDKPEMLPGYPQRLPHGDRSLEISLVPFGPEALEMFLRLEQPAPRGAPPEGDDYETIGQFYDAIEQGLHRICARLGEQELFSGDPARQVTADHFSHTAGRLPQVENLDTALVALTEIVEQGEGTPRGEVWDGDQDIFHPDRDEVAHYYRFVELKLGRRHRCGDTAKSGPTGEALPVDYGGAHPMRRNPRLADHPLDSPIRIAQAEFNDTYCALLQSLDQAFNGSPQLLGAAVGSMYQLRAQAVSLMEVPDGDGRTAGPTFEYVEPGLRR
- a CDS encoding glycoside hydrolase family 13 protein yields the protein MFTTRPRPGADWWRTAVIYQVYLRSFHDSDGDGVGDLAGVRAKLPYLRALGVDGIWLNPFYPSPQHDHGYDVSDYFSVDPRYGTLDGFDRLVDDAHRHDIKVLIDLVPNHCSTEHPWFAAALAAGPGSPERERFHFADGRGEEPPNNWRSVFGGPAWQQVPDGQWYLHSFAPEQADFNWRHPDVAAYFEQVLRFWLERGVDGVRIDVAHGLHKAAGLPDHGQAIDDELTGDPLNPHAWNQPEVHDVWRRWRQIADGYSAFTGRERVLIGEVGVLDTRQLALYQRPDELHQTFYFEFLRAHWDAQILSDVVDRGLGTIQEAGSSVAWVLNNHDMPRSVTRYGGGAPGAHAGDVDLGTARARASALLMLALPGAAYLYQGEELGLPEVTDLPDSVLTDPMFHRSNGARRGRDGCRIPLPWSAGQDAFGFSWSDPWLPQPDWFATHAVDHQLGWGESMLHLYRDALGVRRRLPALASNDFDWLATEPGVLAFTRGDGFCCVVNCSSRVVALPFDGELLLASHQEAGDKLSPNSAAWYLLSSPTPT
- a CDS encoding MFS transporter translates to MSPIQLSTEAPAARRRPILPADLALAGAAITFTSLYLTAGALTPLLVVYREQWNFPPSLLTLAFAVYAIGFLAAVLTVGSLSDHVGRRPVLIGALLIQILSNLVFLVATDVGCVIAGRIVQGLAGGAATTAFTATLVELAPPNRKRLGTILGSVGLTGGLGLGSLLAGLAIQLTTAANTIIFVALTIITILGAVVVALSPETVTRAPGALRSLLPRITFPPATRKEFAAAAPVVAAVWMLAGLSGGLAPSMVRSVFHLNSGLLNGLAGFIAPATSAVIGLVFARVDSRHAMTIGIYASIIGAIGIISGVYAGSLATMIIGQAIAGVGFGASFTAALRLIFPLAATHQRAGVVGGIYLVSYLAFGVPIVIEGELTRPLGEIPAVSLYTGVAIILALISLIAQLRLKRNPRSAAGPACTSLMRASGASTPARDDTPA
- a CDS encoding response regulator transcription factor; its protein translation is MTIDSAVDGGVTRTRVVLAEDDVLLRQGLASLLEQAGFEVVGQTGDSVWILPLVRDLSPDLVVVDIRMPPTHSTEGLDAAREIRREFPATGILVLSAHAEVEHAMELLASGQRIGYLLKSRVTDVGDFIETMERILRGGSVMDPALVQELVNARRDGDPLAELSPREHEVLALMAEGRSNSGIARRLWVTEATVEKHVRHVFTKLRLPETSDDHRRVLAVVRYLDAH
- a CDS encoding response regulator; protein product: MGLRCFIVDDSTDFLDAARSRLESDGVTVVGVASTIDEALARLDGAEPDVVLVDVNLGSESGLDLARRIQTETTVDPAQVVLISTHAAEDLIDLVESVPAAALLSKTALSGVALRRILDDR
- a CDS encoding sensor histidine kinase → MERRRTSSAVARRLTGLLAAGLLVAAVTGLIKLGEPHVPTLSLLVLYLLAVLPIAIFWGTPLAVVTAVLSVWAYAYFFVSPLHSLLLADAQNAIGLSVFLVTAVVVGELAARLRRAALQARRLSNEQSALRRVATQVAQGVAPSVLFTAVTEEVGRLCDADLARMERYEPDGTVTGVAAWTRVPAHLAVGERFDLDGLSIAREVRRRAGPVRLDSFAGASGAIAQEAQTLGIRSSIGCPVTVGGRLWGVVAASKTNDIPFPAATEAQIAGFTELVATAIENAEARAELMASRARVVVTADRTRRQIERNLHDGAQQRLVSLALRLQTAQTKVPPELSELTAELDQVHGGLTDALDELRETARGIHPAILAEGGLSPALKSLSRRSTIPIRLTLRAQPRLSERLEASAYYFVSEALTNAAKHSHASLVVVTTDITDDALRVEIRDNGQGGADFSRGTGLLGLRDRVEALGGRLNLDSPRGAGTTLTAEFPLTGG